The Mesorhizobium sp. AR10 genome includes the window ATGTCGTCGACCAGCGTGCGCCTGTATGGCCGCTCGTCGATGACGATGTCGTCCAGCGCCCGCAGCACCCCGTAGGAAAAGCCCGCGGCGCGGGTGCCACCGCCGGAAAAGGCGAGGCCGACAATGGTCGAGCCGTCGTCGCCGGGATCGGGGATGAAGTTCGGCGACGGCTGGCCGACCTCCGATGTTGGGACGTTGATCGGTCCGACATCGTCGGCGATGCAGCCGGCCGTCAGCAGAGAGGTCGCGACCGCCAAGGCAACGCGAAACAGCAAATGCATCGAACTCCCCCGACGGCCCCGTACGCTGGTCCCGCGCCGAACCTAGCCGCATTGCCTCGCCAGAGGCAACCGGGCGCGGTCGTGTGGAACCTAAGCCACGCCGGCCCGTTTGCCTCTGGAGAATGAAACCCCAGGAGATGCGAAAATGGTGAACAAGGATCAGGTCGCGGGCGTGGCCAAGCAGGTCAAGGGCTCGGTCAAGGAAGCCGCCGGGAAGGCAACCGGCAATCGGCAAACCCAGGCCGAAGGCACGGCCGACAAGATCGCCGGCAAGGTGCAGAAGGCCTATGGCGACGTGAAGGACAAGGTCAAGAAGGCGCTCTGATCCTGCACCGAAGATCGCCTTTGACGATCAGCAAAAGGCGGCCACCCAAGCCGCCTTTTTCATGTGTTCAGGCTCTTGCTGAAGGCGTTGGTGAAGGCAACCTCGCCATGGTCGCCGGTTGCCTCGCCCAGCACCACGTCGATGGCGTCGCTTGTTACCCGCGCGGCTGCGAAGCCGCCCATATAGGCGGCCTTTGGCTTGAACAGGTCGAGCCCGTCGCGGCGATAGATCATCGGCACCTCGTGCTGGTGGCCGTGGAAGACGGCAATGACGTTGTAGCCCTTCAGCGTCGCCAGCAGCGCCTGCCGGTCCGCCTCGCCCCACCAGTGCGGCGCACCGGTGCCGTCATCGTCGTAGGTCCGCTTGGCCGGATCCCAGCGTTCGACCGAGAATGTGTCCCAGCCATAGTGCTGGAACAGGATGACGGGACGGCCGTCCGCCGCATAGGTCGCCAGATCCTGTTTCAGCCACGGCAGGCTGCTGTCGGCGCCGTGGCCGGTGTCGCCGGCGAAACGGTGCGTCTGGACGAGATGCAGGCCACCCCAGTCCCATGAATAGCAGTCGGTATCGACGTCGTAGTCGGTCGCCGGCACCGGCGGCTTGAAGAACACGCCGGCGCGGTGGTTGACCTCGACATAGTCGCGCAATTCGCGGCGATACCAGTCGACATGCGGCGGCGGACCGTTCTGGTCGAGGTCGTGGTTGCCGAGCCCGACATAGACCGGCATATGCACGCGATCGGGACCGACACCTTGCTGGTAGCGCTGGCTGAACTGCAGCAGCTGGGTGCCCTCGCTGGGCTGGGTGATCTGGCCGCCGCCATCGTCGGTCATGTCGCCGCCGACGACGAGGCCGAGCGGCGTGCCGATGGGGCTGCCAGCCGAGCGCAGGCCAGTGGCGGCGCCGCCGATTTCGGCCGGCCACTGCTTGTCGCCGATACCGTTGAGTGCGGCGACATTGCGCAGCAAGGCAGCGTCGGTTTTCCCCTCCTGCTGGCAATTGGGGCTTAGTCCGCTGGCCATGCGGCAGGCATGGACATCGGCGATGAACAGGAAGGTGGCGTCGACCGGTGGAATGCGCTGTCCGGTCTGACCGAGCGCCGGGCGCGAGACGGCGCCGGCCACGGCAAACCCCGCCGCCTGCGCCAGGAAGCTGCGTCGGGAAAACGATTTTGCCGGGCGACGATTCATCATGAGGCGAAATTCAGCACAGCTGGCGACGGTTCGTCCAGTTATCCTGCGCGGCCCGCCGGTCGACATGATGCAGGCAGTCTGCCATGTTCATGCCCTTCAACTTGCACGCGCACATGAGGATGCGACGCCATCAATGGCGTCGGTCAGCCGTTTCCGCTCCTTGTTGATCCACTGACCCTCCGAGTAGTTTCGGAGAAACGCCTCGGCGAACTCCACAGGGTCCTGCCCAACGATCGCGCGGATCGGGGTTTCGTTCGCCGCGCTTTGCTCGAAGAGATCGGCGAGATCCTCCAGCATCGATACCAGGGTGTCGCCTTTCGTTATCGCCCCAAAGTACATCAGGTACCGATCCAGCGCATCGATCGCCGCGCGATAGTTCGCGGGAAGCTGTTGCGTGCGCGCCTTGTACTGCCGGTAGCGCCTCTTCTGCTCGATCGACCCTGTGAACTGCTCGATCCATCCTGTGGCCATATCTATTTCCTTTCCGTGTGGAGCTGTTCGAGCCGTTCTGCGAGGAAGCTCCACGTCCTCCAGAACTCTTCGAGATATTCTCGTCCCTGAGCGTTGAGCGAATACACCTTGCGCGGCGGCCCCATCTGGGACGGTATCTTCTCCACGTCGACCAGGCCCTTTTGCTCGTTCCTGACGAGCAGCGCGTAGACGGTGCCTTCGGCGATGTCGGAGAAGCCCTGCTCCCGCAACCGTGCCGTGATCTCGTAGCCGTACGCGGACTGCACGGACAGGATCGCGAGGATGATGCCCTCCAGCGTGCCCTTGAGCATCTCCGTCATCTGCTTGCCCACACAACATCTCCCGTTGGCTACTAAGCGTTACTGATTACTGGTATATAGCAACGCTGAATAGTGGCTGTCAAGCAGCACGTTGCATTGAGGAAGCGGATGAACTCCTGATGTCGGTGGCGGGCGCGCCAATCAAGCCCACCAGAACCGGCCGGCGGACCAGCGCCGTTCGATCCGGCCTCAAGCCCCTTGCCGCGGCAGCACCCTGCGACGTCGCTTTGCTCTTGTTCCGCCCTGGAACGACGGAGCTGAACGGGTCACGCGCTCCAGTTCCTCCAGGCAGTCGCGCAGCGCGCCGGCGTCCTGCGCCGTCTTGGCCATCGACATGGCGCCGGAATAGGTCGCGACCGCGAGTGCTGCGAAGCGATCCGGATCGGTATCCCGTTCCCTGCCCGCTTGCTGGTCGGCCCTGATCTTGTCGGCGATCACCTCACGCCATCCCGAAAAGATCCCGGCAAGGGCAAGGCGGAAATCCGGATCAGCGAGCGACAGTTCATGTGCCAGATTGTTGAGCGGGCAGCCGCGAACGAAACCCTGCTGTTCCAGCTCGGCCGCCACCGCGTCGAACACGCTGCGCACGCCCTCGCGCGCCGAGCCCGCCGCCAGCACCGGCGCAATCCACGTTTCCTCGACCGCCGCGGCGACCCGCTCCTCGATCACCGCCAGCGCCAGCGCCTTCTTGGTCGGGAAATGGTGATGCAGCGCGCCGCCGGTGACGTCAGCCGCCGTCATCAGATCGCCGAGGCTGGAGGCGTGATAGCCGCGCGCCTGAAACGATTCCTCGGCGACATCGAGCACCTTTTTGCGCATGCCTTCAGGGTCGTTGGTGCGTTTCAGGCGTCGCGATTTTGGACGAACATCGTTCTCTGCTGACATTTCCTAGAGATACCACATTGACAAAACAGGACAACCGGTCTGTTTTATAAACCGGATGATCACCCTGTTTTGGAGATTGCTAGTGTATCTGCCCCTGACAGCCCCGCCGAAATCCCACCTCAACGCCTCGCCTGTCGTCGAACTCAGGCAATACACACTCAAGCCCGGCAAGCGCGACACGCTTATCGGTATCTTCGACACCCATCTGGTCGAAGGCCAGGAAAACGCCGGGATGACCATCATCGGCCAGTTCCGCGACCTCGACCGTCCCGACATGTTCGTCTGGATGCGCGGCTTCGACGGCATGGAGGCGCGGAGAAACGCACTGACCGCTTTCTATGACGGGCCGGTGTGGGCCGCCTACAGCAATGCCGCCAACGAAACGATGATCGATTCCGACAATGTGCTGCAGCTGAAGCCAGCATGGCCCGGCGCCGGTTTCGACCTGTCAGGATCGCAACGGGCAGTGCTGCCACCGTCAGGTCATGAAGACGTTGGCCAAGAAAAAACAAGCACGGACAATCGGTTGAGGGGTCTTGTTGTCCTAACGATTCATCATTTGCCGCCTGGCACCGAGACCGAGTTCGCCGAGAATTTCCAAATCGGAGCGGTCCCGGTGCTGACCGCGCTGGGCGCCCGCGTGCGCGCCGCCTTCATCACCGAACATGCCGAAAACAGCTTTCCCCGCCTGCCGGTACGATTGGGCGAAAGCGTCTTCGTCAGCGTCACCGGTTTCGACAGCGCCGAGGCGCACGCCCGGCATGAGGCGGCCCTTGCCGCATCGCCGGCATGGCAGGCGTTCCAGCAAGCGGCACAATCGGGCATAGCCGAACCGACCGAAACGCTGCGCCTGTCGGCGACTTCGCAGTCGCTGTTGAGATAGCCCCTCGTGTCAGGTCGCTGCGCCGAATTTGCCGGTGATGGCTGCGGCGACGAGCGCCGGATCCTCCCAGTGCGGATTGTGGCCGCAGCTTTCAATACAGACGAAGTCGGCATCGGGAAAAGCGCGCAACAGCGCTTGCTGATGCGCCTCGCCGAACAGCGGGTCGCTGGCGCCGCCAATGATAAGCGTCTCCTGCCGCACGGTCCGTGCGCTGCTGGTCAGATCTGAGCGGCGAATCTGCTCCAGGATCGAACGCCAGCGAGCGGCAGGCATCGCCGACGCCTCCTCGGCCAGTTTGGCGATGAACGAGTGCGGCACACCGGGTCGGCACGCGTGCCACCAGGCATAGAAGGGGTCATCCGGCGAAATCGGATCGCGCAAAGCCTGGACACCCACCGCCATCGGATGATCCTGCAATATTCCGGGCTTCAGCGAACCAGCCAGCAGCACCAGACCGCCGATCAGCCCGCTATTCCGGACTGCTGTCTCGATGGCGATCATGGCGCCAAGCGAATGGCCGATGACAATTGGCTGATCAAGCCGCAACTGCCCGATCATTCCGGCAATGTCGTCAGCGAAGTCGGCCGGCCTGAAGCTGTTCGTTCCCGCTGGCGAGGCGCCGTGGCCGCGTAGGTCCGGAATGACCAGCCGGCGTCCAGCCAGATACGGCGCCAGCAGCGAAAAGCTGCGACTGGTGTCGGTAAAGCCATGGATCAGCAGCAGGGCCGGCTCGGCGCCGGGGATTTCGACATAGGCCATGGCGAGCCCACCGACATCGACCATCCGCTTGCGGCCTGCCCAGGCTTGCTGCCCGGCCTCCAGCCCAGCGGAATTCACAGG containing:
- a CDS encoding CsbD family protein, whose product is MVNKDQVAGVAKQVKGSVKEAAGKATGNRQTQAEGTADKIAGKVQKAYGDVKDKVKKAL
- a CDS encoding metallophosphoesterase, with translation MMNRRPAKSFSRRSFLAQAAGFAVAGAVSRPALGQTGQRIPPVDATFLFIADVHACRMASGLSPNCQQEGKTDAALLRNVAALNGIGDKQWPAEIGGAATGLRSAGSPIGTPLGLVVGGDMTDDGGGQITQPSEGTQLLQFSQRYQQGVGPDRVHMPVYVGLGNHDLDQNGPPPHVDWYRRELRDYVEVNHRAGVFFKPPVPATDYDVDTDCYSWDWGGLHLVQTHRFAGDTGHGADSSLPWLKQDLATYAADGRPVILFQHYGWDTFSVERWDPAKRTYDDDGTGAPHWWGEADRQALLATLKGYNVIAVFHGHQHEVPMIYRRDGLDLFKPKAAYMGGFAAARVTSDAIDVVLGEATGDHGEVAFTNAFSKSLNT
- a CDS encoding DUF1048 domain-containing protein, whose product is MATGWIEQFTGSIEQKRRYRQYKARTQQLPANYRAAIDALDRYLMYFGAITKGDTLVSMLEDLADLFEQSAANETPIRAIVGQDPVEFAEAFLRNYSEGQWINKERKRLTDAIDGVASSCARAS
- a CDS encoding PadR family transcriptional regulator, whose amino-acid sequence is MGKQMTEMLKGTLEGIILAILSVQSAYGYEITARLREQGFSDIAEGTVYALLVRNEQKGLVDVEKIPSQMGPPRKVYSLNAQGREYLEEFWRTWSFLAERLEQLHTERK
- a CDS encoding TetR/AcrR family transcriptional regulator translates to MRKKVLDVAEESFQARGYHASSLGDLMTAADVTGGALHHHFPTKKALALAVIEERVAAAVEETWIAPVLAAGSAREGVRSVFDAVAAELEQQGFVRGCPLNNLAHELSLADPDFRLALAGIFSGWREVIADKIRADQQAGRERDTDPDRFAALAVATYSGAMSMAKTAQDAGALRDCLEELERVTRSAPSFQGGTRAKRRRRVLPRQGA
- a CDS encoding NIPSNAP family protein — encoded protein: MYLPLTAPPKSHLNASPVVELRQYTLKPGKRDTLIGIFDTHLVEGQENAGMTIIGQFRDLDRPDMFVWMRGFDGMEARRNALTAFYDGPVWAAYSNAANETMIDSDNVLQLKPAWPGAGFDLSGSQRAVLPPSGHEDVGQEKTSTDNRLRGLVVLTIHHLPPGTETEFAENFQIGAVPVLTALGARVRAAFITEHAENSFPRLPVRLGESVFVSVTGFDSAEAHARHEAALAASPAWQAFQQAAQSGIAEPTETLRLSATSQSLLR
- a CDS encoding alpha/beta fold hydrolase, with the translated sequence MNSAGLEAGQQAWAGRKRMVDVGGLAMAYVEIPGAEPALLLIHGFTDTSRSFSLLAPYLAGRRLVIPDLRGHGASPAGTNSFRPADFADDIAGMIGQLRLDQPIVIGHSLGAMIAIETAVRNSGLIGGLVLLAGSLKPGILQDHPMAVGVQALRDPISPDDPFYAWWHACRPGVPHSFIAKLAEEASAMPAARWRSILEQIRRSDLTSSARTVRQETLIIGGASDPLFGEAHQQALLRAFPDADFVCIESCGHNPHWEDPALVAAAITGKFGAAT